The nucleotide sequence CCATCTGCTGCGCCAGGAAGGAGTGTTCAAAATAGGCGGAGTTGTAGATACCGGGAGTCAGGACAACGACCGTGGGGTCAGAAAGATGCACGGGTGCCAGGTTCAGCAACGTCTCTAACAAATGACTGGAGTAATCTTCTACGGGCTGGATCTTCATCGTATTGAACACCAGCGGGAAAGTGCTTTTCATCACCCGCCGATTCTCCAGAACATAGGAGACACCCGATGGGCAGCGCAGATTGTCTTCCAGAACGTACCATTGACCGTCGCGATCGCGTACCAGGTCAGTTCCCGTAATATGACACCAGATACCGCCGGGTGGATGCAGTCCGAGGCAGGGTTCCAGAAACCCGGTTGCAGAGTAGATCAGTTCCGATGGAATGACCCGATCGCGCAGAATTTTCTGTTCTCCGTAGATATCGGCAATAAACAGGTTGAGCGCATGAATCCGCTGTTTTAACCCTTTCTCTAGAAACTCCCATTCATAGGCAGAAACAATGCGGGGAATAATATCAAATGGGAAGATTCGCTCTGTCCCCTGACCATCACTGTAGACATTGAATGTGATCCCCATCTTAAACATGGCAATTTGAGCCGACTGCTGCCGCCGCAGGATCTCCTCAGTCGAAAGGGAGTTGATGCGGTCAATCAGGGGGACAGACTCTGGGCGCGGTTGCCCTTTAGCCACGAAAAGCTCGTCGTAAAAATCTCCAGGGTCGTAGTCGTTAAACTGCACAGCAATCAATCCGATGGGTTTTCCATAACGTTAACTGAGAACCAGAGCAAGCTGAGCCAGTGTCTCAGGCATCTATTAATTTTTCCTACTTTTTTCTACTTCCGGAATCAGCAACGCCTTTCCCCCCTACTGAATACGGGTGTCAGGAATCTCAAACTGTAGCTCCTGATACGATTTGCCCACCTCGATAGCCACAAAAGTCCGTTAGACATTCTGGCAGCCCTGAAAGCTCCCTGAAAGACTAAGAATTCGGTCATTCTT is from Leptothermofonsia sichuanensis E412 and encodes:
- a CDS encoding circularly permuted type 2 ATP-grasp protein, with product MQFNDYDPGDFYDELFVAKGQPRPESVPLIDRINSLSTEEILRRQQSAQIAMFKMGITFNVYSDGQGTERIFPFDIIPRIVSAYEWEFLEKGLKQRIHALNLFIADIYGEQKILRDRVIPSELIYSATGFLEPCLGLHPPGGIWCHITGTDLVRDRDGQWYVLEDNLRCPSGVSYVLENRRVMKSTFPLVFNTMKIQPVEDYSSHLLETLLNLAPVHLSDPTVVVLTPGIYNSAYFEHSFLAQQMGVELVEGRDLVVQDGYLQMRTTKGLRRVDVVYRRIDDDFIDPKVFRPDSLLGVLGLMEVYRTGRVAIANALGTGVADDKVIYAYVPQMIRYYLNEDPILSNVPTYLCWEPEQQSYVLANLDKLVVKAANESGGYGMLVGPHATHAQRGDFAERIKTSPRNYIAQPTLCLSRVPTLIDDRLEGCHVDLRPYILYGKEIYVNPGGLTRVALRRGSLVVNSSQGGGSKDTWVVCK